CCGACATCCGCGTTGTGAGCCCAGAGGTGCTCTACGGGACGTTTGCCGTGGTCGTGTCGGCTGCGACCGAGGTCCTGCCCCGACGGCATCTCTCAGCCGCTGGGCACCGTCGTTGACCGTGGCTGACCGCCCGTTGCGGCACGCGTCCGCCCGAAGCCGCGCGATGAATGAGGAGCCGAGTAGCTGTGGCTGCGGTACCGCTGATGCGCACATCCCGGGCCGAATCTAGACTGACGAAGGCATGAAGAGTCCCGATTAGGGAGATATGTACCATGGCCAAGCGAGGCAACAAGCGACGCGGCCGTAAGAAGAAGAAGGCCAACCACGGCAAGCGTCCCAACGCCTGAGCCGACCGAGCGCGCCGCCGAGGGCAACCACGCTGGAAGCGCCTCCGGCAGGATCAATCTGCGCACACGGCTCCGGAGGGCGCTTCGGTCCTAGATCTGTGAAGACGGACCCTAGTCGCGGGGGAACTCGTCCGTCTTGAGGGTGAGGCCGAGGAGGGTGGTGGTCATGTCGACGGCTGCGCCGAAGGCGACGGTCGTCTCGGCGAGGTAGTCGCCGTCCTTGGGCTGGGTGTAGAGGTGGCACTTGCCCTGGTAGGGGTCGGCGATGAGGTAGACGGGCACTTCGGCGTTCGCGTACGCGGTCTTCTTGGGGCCGTAGTCATTTGATGCCGTCCCCTTGGAGATGACCTCGGCGACGAACTCGACGTCCTCGCAGTGCCACAGTCCCTTGGGGTCCTTTTCGGCGTCCTCGGCCACGAGTGTCACGTCGGTGGCGAACCCGTTGAGATGTCCCGGGTAGTCGATGCGGACGTCGGACTTCACGCGCTTGCGCGGGTACTTGGTGCGCAACTGCTCGTAGATGTCCGCGATGATCTCCCAGTGGGTGTCCCGCTGCGGCGACATGAAGATGGCCCCCTCGACGATCTCGACCTTGTATCCCTCGGGGGTGGTCCGCTCGATCGACTCGAACAGGGCGTCCAGAGTCAGCTCGTCGTTTTCCTCGGCCATCTCGATCCTGTCTTCAAGGACGGTCATCGTGGCGCTCCTCCCCGGCCGCGACTCGGTCGAGTGCAGCCGCGCAGTTCAACGATACGTACGGGGACCGGGGTACGCCCGGATTCGGTCGGACGATCTCGGCCAGGTACGGCCCGCCCAGGTGCCACGCCTGGTACGTCGCCCCCGCGAAGCCCACCAGCCTTCCTAAGGGATCCCCAGCTCGAAGAGCACATACCCCGCGTACGAACCCGACGCGACCGCGGCGATGCCGAGCAGTGTGCACAGCAGCGGCAGGCGCAGGCCGCGCAGTTGGACGGCGAGAGGGATGAGGAGGGGGAAGGCGGGGAGCAGGTAGCGGGAGACGTTGCCGAATATCTGCTGGCTGCCCAGGACCAGGGCGAAGGTGAGGAGCGTGTAGACGGTCAGGACGGCCGGCGGGCGGAGGCGGATCAGGAGGGGGATCAGGAGCAGGCCCAGCAGGATGGTCATCGCGCCGATGATGTCCTCGTAGGGGAACGCGAAGAGGTAGTCGAAGTGGCCCACCGCGATGGAGGTGAGGACGTCGAGCGTGTGCTCGCCGTAGTCGAAGGTGTGGGCCCAGGCGCCCTCCTGGAGGGTGAAGTAGCCGCCGAGGTCGCCCATCCGGTTGCCGACCCAGAGCAGGTAGCCGACGAGTCCGAGCGGCGCGATCAGCATCGCGGTCCACGGGCGTGCGAGGTCTTTCTGGCGGCGGTGCAGCGCCAGTAGCGCGGCGACGGTGAGGGCGGCGATGAGGGCGACGGAGGTGGGGCGGTTGAGGCCGGCGGTGAAGGTGAGGATGCCCGCGGTGAGCCAGCGGCCGTTCATGACGGCGTGGCACGCCCAGACGGCGAGGGCGACGTAGAGGGACTCCGAGTAGGCCGACCACTCCATGCCGGAGCCGGGCCAGACGGCCCACAGCCCGGCCGCGGCCAGCCCGGCGCGCCGGCCGCCGAAGCGGGCGGTGACGGCGTGGATGCCGAGGGCGGCGACGAAGGAGGCGACGACCGAGACCAGCATGCCGGCGCCGTACAGACCGAGCCCCGTGCATGCGGAGACCAGCCGCATCGTCGCCGGGTAGAGCGGGAAGAACGCCGCCGAGTTGCCTTCGAGGGTGATCAGTCCTTCGGCGTCGGGAATGGGGACGAGCGCGGGGTCATACCCGTGTGCGGCGATCTGCTGGTACCACCAGCCGTCCCAGCTGGCCAGCACGTCCCAGGCGTGGGCGCCGCCGCCGAACCGTGAGGGCTTCTTCCGGTAGTCACCGGTGCGTCTGTGCCGGAGTCGTACTCGGGGACGTCGGGTTCACCGCGGGCCGCGGAAGGGGAGACTGCGGCCTGTCGTCGACGGGGTCGTGGGGAAGCAGGAAGAAGCCGATGCCGAGTCCGGCGACGGCCAGGACGGAGCCGACGGCCTTCTGTGCCGCGCGGGCGCGGCGCCGGGCCCGTACCCCGGACCGGAGACGGTTCTGGTGCGCCGGCCCGAAGGGGGTGGATTCCTGGGCGTCGCGCATCATCCGCGCCAGCTCCCGTTCGAAGTGATCCATGGTCTCCCGTTCACCCCACCGGCTCGATGACATCGGTCAGGATCCGACGCAGCCGCGCCACGCCACGCGACGCATGGGACCGAGCGGTGCCCACCGGGCACCCCAGCACCTCCGCGACCTGTCTCTCGGGCAGGTCCTGGTAGTAGCGCAGCACCACCGCGGCCCGCTGCCGCGGCGGCAACTGGGCCAGCGCGGCTTCCAGCCGCGAGCGCTCCACCACGGAGGCGGACACGTCCCCCGCCTCCGCCAGGTCGGGCAACCGCTCGACCGGGCGCTCGCCCCACCAGCGCCGCCGCGCCGAGCGTGCCGCCGCACGCGCCAGAACCTTGCGTACGTACGCCTCCGGGGCCTTCTCCGCGATCTTGGGCCAGACGAACCAGAGCTTGACCAGGGCTTCCTGGAGCAGGTCCTCGGCCCGGTGCCGGTCGCCCCCCACCAGCAGACGGGCGAGGTGGAACAACGCCGACCAGCGGGCTGCCACGAACCCGTCGAACCCCTCGGCCCGACTCTGTTCCATCCGCACCGTCCCCGTTCT
This genomic interval from Streptomyces dengpaensis contains the following:
- a CDS encoding 50S ribosomal protein bL37 gives rise to the protein MAKRGNKRRGRKKKKANHGKRPNA
- a CDS encoding Uma2 family endonuclease — encoded protein: MTVLEDRIEMAEENDELTLDALFESIERTTPEGYKVEIVEGAIFMSPQRDTHWEIIADIYEQLRTKYPRKRVKSDVRIDYPGHLNGFATDVTLVAEDAEKDPKGLWHCEDVEFVAEVISKGTASNDYGPKKTAYANAEVPVYLIADPYQGKCHLYTQPKDGDYLAETTVAFGAAVDMTTTLLGLTLKTDEFPRD
- a CDS encoding SigE family RNA polymerase sigma factor: MEQSRAEGFDGFVAARWSALFHLARLLVGGDRHRAEDLLQEALVKLWFVWPKIAEKAPEAYVRKVLARAAARSARRRWWGERPVERLPDLAEAGDVSASVVERSRLEAALAQLPPRQRAAVVLRYYQDLPERQVAEVLGCPVGTARSHASRGVARLRRILTDVIEPVG